Within the Melitaea cinxia chromosome 12, ilMelCinx1.1, whole genome shotgun sequence genome, the region TTTAATATGGTTTGAAGTATTAGGAACGCCAACTAAAGAACTCGTACTGGGAATGTTTGGTTGAAACTCTTTAAGAACATTATAAGTGGATAAATTTTGCTGATTTGTGTTGACGTGATTAACAGTAACATTttcatgataattattatttgtgctTTCTGATGGTGGGCTTTCAGACAATTGGTTTTCTGATGGATGGATGTCAGTCGGTGACAAATTCTGGTCCATCATATTTATTATAGCATTTGCAGATTCTTcaactgttaaaaaaaagtttcattataataatattcattattgtGTTTAGATACATTACTGTGGTTAGTAATCATTTCACATTATAATGTTTGAAATGAAATACAGGTAAACTTGTTTTcttgaatttaaaatacttaattatattagtaaggAAATTACTTAGATCAAACTATTTAGACTGTTTATGACAACATCATACTTCTTAAAGCTGTATTTAAAACTAGTAAGTTACAAGTTCACCATAAGTTAAGGAAGGAAGTTTAAGTTCAAGAAGTTAAGCCACAATATGGTATTTTGtgtcaaaaatttattaaattttgaaaatgattTTGGAACATGTTATTAAGCATGCATACTTAAGAATAAAAGTTGTCtataattttgtacaatatATGACATCAAGACCATTGCACAAAGATAAGCTTTGCCTGATATAAAATCTAATTTGAATGCATAATTTAAGAGATTGAGTAAGATTAACATGAACATAGTTTTGGGCACCACTGcccagtaaaaaaaattgcaccCAGCAAAATGAGCATCAATGCAATATAATgcaatatcactacatagtataaaacaaagtcgcttcccactgtctatatgcttagatctttaaaacttgggatgtcgtaaataaacacattttttgcacatacattgcaaatatttatttgatactttatattaagtattagcattgtacccgtgcgaagctggggcagGTCGTTAGTTAATTTATACAAGTACCTAACATACAATAAATGAactaaacaaacaaaatgtatCCACAAATGCAGTCGAGCACCTTGCTGAATCAAGCTCCGCCAACCTTTTCCAACATAGAGAAATAGCCCTATGCCAAGAAATGAGTGTTTCATGCTGTATTAATCGATCAAAAACtagtgtaaaattaataattatacatagcACATATCATACGTCACGTCACAAAGGTAGCAGTTTTTTCCATAAGAGCATTCGGATAACCTTGGCATAAGTAgctgcaaaaaaaaattcaaaagcaaaacatttatgtaatttatacttACTTTACAATTTGCATATATCAAAAACATTCTAATGTGAAATAAGGAATCACAtggcaaaaaaaatataattatagaataatgatttttttcacAGCACAATTTAATAGCATATATAGATAAACATAATTGGATAGAATAGAATACCACAATAATAGAATATAGAGAAAATAATACCGCGCAGAATAACAACAAGAGAGAGAAAGGATATATATACTGTGCAATACACCCCAAAATCAATCAATCCAGCCTTCATCCCGGGCAAACATCATTAAAAGATTATAACTTTCCTACAAATGATTTTCATCCATATGCAGCACATCCATAGAGCTCAATTTGTTACTAGTCAAGTACAAAGGCGCGCAATACATATTGTATATACATTTAGATACCTGGGAGGAAAATCAATAAACCTGATGTATCGCATAGATAGTTACATGTATATCGGTACTTACGATCTCCTTCACAGCTCTCAACAATAGCAAAGATACAATCTCTACTTAAAACATTTCCAAATGTATTCATAAGAGTCTCAATAATATTATCATAGTCAATATCTCCTTGGTTTGCCATGATTGATTACACTTAACGAAATTTACTAAACAGCTATAAGTCACAGACCACATTTAactgaatacattttaaaattccaagcaatacacataaataatattgataagcCTGTTAAGACACTCATTATAGTGTTGTTTATAAAGTTTGTTGCAAGAAGCTTATATAAAACAGTTTGTTGTCTCAAATAAGTACATGAGGTGGGTAAATTTCGACTTTTAGGACTCGAACAGTGTTACCAgaaatttttgtccgtctgatCGACAACGTGCCATGAAATTATCGTACTTAAGGAACAATTATCGTAcatccaaaaaaaatttaaaattcacgTTTTAAGTATAAATTGCATTGAACAACTGTTTTCAAGTGTCAGTCAACTAAAAAAGTTCATGCACCCCAAAAAAATCTGAACAccagtttttaaatttcagacATTTCAGTTGGCCAAAAAAAAGGTCGACGCTACTTcagattattgtaaaatttcagtTGCACAAAGAAAAGGTCGTTGCTTCAAATTCATAATTAGTAGAGAAACGACGACGAGAACGACCTTTTCTTTGGCGgactgaaatttaaaaacatttattcagattattttaaaattaaaatctagaattttaaacatattttttgggTGTACGATAACTGTTCCATTTTGGAGTACGAAATTTTATGGCACTTTATAGATCAGACAGGCAAAATTTTCTGGTAACACTACTTTAGCCTGTGATAGCCTGTGATTAGTTGATTACctacaaactttaaaatgtttttctaaattaattttcttaacgTATTGAGtatgaaatacaaaataaaataacaagtgtataattattataaattgtggTTACATTGTATCGTTAAAAATGGGGGACaactttcaaaataataaaacaatggcCTCAGTGATGATGGATTATGAGTTTAAAATGAAAACGCAAAACGAGCGATCTAAAGTGGAGGACTTGTTCGATTATGAAGGATGCAAAGTTGGTCGTGGAACTTACGGACATGTATACAAAGCCAGGAGAAAAGATGGATCTGACACTAAAGACTATGCTTTGAAACAGATAGAAGGAACGGGACTGTCTATGTCGGCTTGTAGGGAAATTGCGGTATATAGGTTCTGTTGTATTTATCGATTTTAAGTGGAAATAATATGTTATGAATGTTGATTCTCCTCACGTTCCACTTATTTTcgaaaataatgatgatgattctgaaacaattttgatgaaatgtcttattataatttttcattacagTTACTTCGAGAGCTGAAACATTCAAATGTTATTAACCTTATAAGAGTGTTCCTGTCTCACACTGATCGCAAAGTCTGGTTGTTATTCGACTACGCAGAGCATGATTTATGGCATATAATTAAGTTTCATAGAGCAGCAAAAGCTAATAAAAAATCTGTAATGGTACCAAAAGGAATggttaaaagtttattatatcaaatattagatggaatacattatttacattcaaATTGGGTTCTACATAGAGATTTGGTAAGTACATAATAGAACAAGTCCGTAAGtttgtattacatttaataaactgtttttCTTCATGACTAAACCTAGACTAGTAGTAGTaagcttaaaaacttaatttttataatgttatgaATTTCATAAATTGCAGAAACCAGCTAATATTTTAGTGATGGGTGAAGGTCCAGAAAGAGGCAGAGTAAAGATAGCAGATATGGGTTTTGCTAGGCTATTTAATGCTCCACTCAAACCTTTGGCTGATTTGGATCCAGTTGTTGTCACATTTTGGTATAGAGCACCAGAATTGCTTTTAGGAGCGAGACATTACACCAAGGCTATtggtaaatattacaatttaattgtatatcaggaattagttttattaaaatattcaatgttagaAGTCATTGTTATGCTGTAAATTAGGTTTCTTGAGTATAATTTTTATGCTGAAATTGAAAGATTTAAACTAACACTAATGACTTGTTTCAGATATTTGGGCTATAGGTTGTATATTTGCAGAGTTATTGACATCTGAACCAATATTCCATTGTCGTCAAGAAGACATAAAAACTAGTAATCCGTATCATCACGATCAACTTGATAGGATATTCAATGTAATGGGTTTTCCTCAAGAAAAAGACTGGGAAGACATTAGGAAAATGCCAGAACATGCAACTTTAGTTAAGGACTTCAAAAGATCAaagtaagttttaaaaacttgcaatgttatacaaaaaaaaaaagggtttaaaagtattgttttttaaatgttcggtACTTACACTATTTTgcattcaaatttaaatcatCAGCTGATCCAATTAAATATGTGTAaagatatttgatttttatgcATTAGTGTAAAATTCTGTGCCACCTTTGATAGGTAAATAAGTCGAATTATACCCTTTTTGAGATTTAAATGTGGTCATTGtcagaaaaatataacaaattttttggTCCAATTCAAAGTCTGGTACTAtggcaaaatatatatataaacagatattttttatagtgatatatatatctGTTAAATAATTCGTgaaaatcgatatttttttacagcttTTTTTTTGCTCTCATCtaaaatgatgattttcgacttgtattacttgtcacaggaggcacagaGTGTATTGACTAGTTTCTCCTGAGTGACTATTAGAGTTCGTTAAAAGTTCAGACCATTATTAAAAAGCCTGATCAATGTGAAAAaagtttgaaaaaatttaaccataagatgtttgtaattaaatagaattttttatgtttcagTTATCAAAATTGttcattaagtaaatatatggATCGACATAAAATAAAACCCGACAGCAAAGCATTTAGTCTTTTACAAAGGTTACTTCTTATGGATCCCAACAAAAGAATAACATCTGAACAAGCAATGCAAGATCCCTACTTTTCGGAAGATCCGTTACCAACACAGGTAgaatttgtaacatattttaattattttgtttctatatTTTCTGACAATACAAAGATTTCCAAACATCAGTTTACTGCATCCGAGTGTCTTCAGTTCTAACCTATCTCAAATAACAAACTGGTCAAAGAAGTGGCTTATTAAACTTAATATAGATATGTGTACTGTATTACATATAAGTACTCCAAATCCTCACTATTCTTATGAAACAGAAGGAATACTGTTAAGAAAACTCAGCAAACAAGTGTACTTTGGTGTGTACATCACTGaatacctttttgttttttatattactagttcggtaaacaagcatacggctcacctgatggtaaccgattactgtagcttatagacgtatgtaacaccaaaagcatcgcacgCGCGTCGCCGACCCTATCCTGTCTCTGaatttggtcaccttactcaccaacaggaacacaacactgattgaaaacagtattatttagctgtgatcttctgtaaagttgagtaCTACCCCAGTACCAACAACCTCCCTGGGTTccggtgaccagagctcctagttAACGTCAGAGGTTGAGTCGGTAATGCGCTTAGGacgcttctggtgctgcagctTCTATAGGTTATGGTAACTACTTTCCATACACTTACACAtaacatagttgtataaaagaagtttatatttattgttgcaTTTATATCCATTATGAGAAAATTACAATCAACCCAGTGAATCCCTAACTTTGCTCTTTCAAACaatttaactaataactattattaacaaaaataataaaataaataacgccTCATACTCAATGGCCCCAAATAGAGTTAACTCCCGTGTCAGGGGCCAGAAACATACAATGAATAGgtacaaatgcccagaccataGCTTACATcttatggctaatacaaatgtatgccatgtgcggtgatcgaacccCCAAACCCAAGTGCAACAGCCATATGCCGGTGCTGTGACTGCTGCGGCTAACACATTGTCTAGTAAAAAATAGTATAGAAATTTTGCTAATTATAGGATGTTTTTGCTGGTTGCCCCATACCTTATCCAAAAAGAGAATTCTTGACTGATGATGACCAAGAAGACAAGAGTGACTCAAAAGCTCGCCAGAATCAACAACAGCAGCAACCTAATGTAAGAATATTTTtcctattttgtttattaaagtcATCCATACAGTTCTGTCTAcccgtaaatattaaataaagctattatttagctaatatttaaaaattaaaaactaataaaaaagcaaaatacGTCTGCAACTACGTGTTGTGCCCCAAAAAGGTGTATCACAGTTTTGAGTTGAGTTTCAAAAATTCAACATTCAGCTCTATCATTTTATGTTATGTcttttaaattactaataagctatatatacgtatatgtgTACTTTTCacctaaatatgtaatattagtGATTTCTCTTaagttaaagtttaaaaactattatttccaGACTCAACAAAACCAGGTCCAGGCAAATAGTCATGATCATGCTGCTAATAATGCCAAAAGAATGAGGATGTCTGGTGAGTCTTATTCaactatattttgtattaagttATGACTagagaaaaaaattactacGATTTCAAACTGTGCTATCataatcttaaataataattaatatttagccatataaattattattaatggttACAGACAATGtactattttcaatatttaaaaatgattgcaTGTATAGTAGTTTTAACTGTAACTGatggctctgatccttctcctacatgaggaaagaggcctttgctcagcagtgggataatataggctgaagcgatttttAACCCCGGTAGGATGCATTTTGGTTTGAAAGAAGAGCTTTCTTATAAATGAGAAAGGTTACATGAAGTGGAGAATCATACTATGATTCTTGTAGGCCGTGAAGTAGTTGTATAACGAATGCAAAATAATATGAAACTGCTTGACCACTTACAATTACTAACATATAAATTCTTGtagttattgtatattatatcattatttatctATTGTCTGTGAATCTCTCGTGTATAAAACTACCCGTAAAAGtactttttatctttttattaaaacatcacaACATGAATCATATTCAATTTATagattttgttttgtaaataaaatagaaaaaaaaaaatatttttaatagccaAAACCCGTACATATATCATTATAAAACTAACtggctattattatttaaccaaGGTCCAAACCAAGGAAATACTGGAGGTGGAGGGGGACAACAAGAATTCCATCAACAACAACAAATGATGTTCGGGGGACAACAACAAGGTGCTGGCTCACAGCAACAGGGCAATTTTCAACAACGATTTTAATTCGTACTTTATTTGACACTAATATGAGCGGTTCAATAAGATATATGTCAGTATGAAATTGAAATTACCGGgtcaatgttttattatatctaaGAATCTCTTTAACAGAGTACCATAAACAACATAATATGATATTTGACAGATACCAAATAGGCACAGTTGAACAACAACGACAATGAATAATGTTCAACAACAGATAATTTGAGATAACTAGAAGAGTATTAAAACTGATAAATTAAGTGTGAAGTTGAACTGAacttttttaaacgaaattttTGTTGTAGTTCAGATatctaaaagttttatttaaacggTTTAAAACTATGATGGATAAAAGTCTTCGTACATCATTAGCTCCAATAGTGCTATTTCTGGTTTCTGACAAGTACCTGAACTGAGcttgaatacatatttttttttatatacgttaAAAATTGCTAAATCAAGACACGCGTCAAATTTCGTGGCGCAACGCTTACAATCTGAACGATTAAACTTaaggtatatttatgtatttatgacagctaaacaatgaaaatttctacttttatttttattaatgtcttGTCTACCGCGGAGTTGAGTTCAACTCCAGATTATTTATCTACGCATATGTCACGATCTCAGAAGTTTTGTACTCTGTAGTCTCCCGCGAGGTTGAATTCACACAACAAATTTTGTCTCCCCAGTTCACCGTGGGGTTGAATTCAACCCCAAATGACTAACTCGTtttaaaaccataaaaataGAGTTTAAAATACTTTACAGCCGTATTTAAATACATTGAGTACGAAATTGGAAACCAATTGAACAAAACATTCATTCACTCTTCATAGAAATTTAGCAATATTCAGCCGGTCTAAGTCTCCCCGTACCGCCAATTTCTGCACCGTTATGGTCTACGTTTGGATCgagttttcttattttatttataaaaaaattgtatacatattatacaccGACGCAAAGTCTATTTTGTGTACTTGATGaatagatattta harbors:
- the LOC123658532 gene encoding cyclin-dependent kinase 8, with the protein product MGDNFQNNKTMASVMMDYEFKMKTQNERSKVEDLFDYEGCKVGRGTYGHVYKARRKDGSDTKDYALKQIEGTGLSMSACREIALLRELKHSNVINLIRVFLSHTDRKVWLLFDYAEHDLWHIIKFHRAAKANKKSVMVPKGMVKSLLYQILDGIHYLHSNWVLHRDLKPANILVMGEGPERGRVKIADMGFARLFNAPLKPLADLDPVVVTFWYRAPELLLGARHYTKAIDIWAIGCIFAELLTSEPIFHCRQEDIKTSNPYHHDQLDRIFNVMGFPQEKDWEDIRKMPEHATLVKDFKRSNYQNCSLSKYMDRHKIKPDSKAFSLLQRLLLMDPNKRITSEQAMQDPYFSEDPLPTQDVFAGCPIPYPKREFLTDDDQEDKSDSKARQNQQQQQPNTQQNQVQANSHDHAANNAKRMRMSGPNQGNTGGGGGQQEFHQQQQMMFGGQQQGAGSQQQGNFQQRF